The DNA sequence gaaaaaagagactctagtctttcttttggtatgttccatgtttttatagcaatagaacacaatattctgtaggccttgcaaaatcagtcaaaatccagtaaaacaaccgggagcgaagggggttgcttcaggcgaaatggctgggagtgaatgagtaatgtatcaaatattctatatgttgttaaaaaattgtgcaatggaaaatgctgtttttattcatccaaatatttctttgaaaaatgaaatattttaaacaaattaagaaaaaatatgtttcaaTATCAGCTGATATGCAGTACTTAAATGCTTATCAGCTACCAGTTAaacctttattatttttgcactttCTATACTATAAGCGCTTGtgattattattcatttggtcGGTCTGTAACACAAGATTTTGCCGACTTTCTTTGAGCGTTTTCTAACCTGTTGTCGCCTCTTGTTTTCCTTGTAGGTCCTCTcaaacatttccatttttttcattttgccgtGGAGGATCTTCAGCTGCCCTTGCAGTTCGTTAATTTGCTCCTCCCTCAATGGATCGGATGATCCGGCTTCACCTTCCAGCGAGGCGACCTGCCTCTGCATGGTGTCCAACTGCTCCTTGAGCATGAAGATGTTCTGGCTGTACCTGCAAGAGAGAGTGCAGAAAGTCGTAAGGTGATATTGatagaaataaatgtgtatCGTCTTTGTGAATGCAGAATTCAATGTTAATGAAAAAGACGCGTACATTTGTAAGTTGTCCAGGTCACAGGGGACATCGACGCCACCACAGGCCTGTTCCACATCTCCCATAAATGGATTGGGAGGGGTCTTGTCTGACTGAGGGCAAGCGTGGCGCTTGTGGGGCTGTGCAAGAGGCGGAGGGCATGGCTGTGCCAACGACTTATCAGGAAATGCGCAGCGATACAATTTGGCCGTTGAAGTTGACGGCTCCACTTCTTCGCAAGGCAGCTTCCGTTTGGATTTCTTCGGTATATGTATTGTTTTTACAGCATCttttgccaaattgtgtttaatttCTCGGAGGGGCCGCTGCACAAGCTTGTAGTCAAACTCGACTTTGGACCCCATGACAGGCACACCGAGATGTATGGAGTCGCCAAGCTGAAGCAGTTGGGGTTTTTGAGGGGGTATGCGGATCCCATTCACCCACACACCATTGAGACTCTGACAGTGatcacaaaaagaaaataaaacatacgTCATACATCACAAACATTATGGCTTTCTGTGCATACTGAAATGTACAAACTCTAAAAacgtacagtggaacctcattACCATACTAAggacaattttaaaattcaGATGCTTTTTAGCCTAGCTTTTAACCAACTACTTTATTACAATGTAAAAATgagccttggctcaataaaaataaatcggtggctgttttttttttttttatgaagtaaaCAACTCCCTAAAAAAGAAAGGTCTGCCTGCATATGTTGCACTCTTCTCGTGTTACCTCACGTGTCATAGTGTGCTAAAGCTAGGgaaatgtatataaaacaaatatagaccCAATTATTACAGGAAAAAAGgcaattaaaataacaaataaggTTGGCTAGAGATTCTactaatcaattatttataggaactgtacatttttcatttcttccATGCTATTTATACTGGGTAGTAGTAGTAGGTACCTCCTTGTCTGTGACTGTCCAGTGTCCATCTTTCCTTTGCGAAAAAGTGCAGTGCAGCCTCGAAATCATTAAAGGGCAACTTGGAGACAAGAGTTGGTATGTCACGTCAAAACCACGGCCTATAGTAACCTAAACACAAGAAAAGCAAGAGTTAGTGACACGGTAATTTTAATAGCCTAACAGTACTTGGCGTTTCAAAACGACAGCAGGATCTATTTTGGATGAGCTAgctcagtggttctcaaccgcggtcctcgagtacccctgtccagcctgtttcccatgtctcccacagccaactcaggtgtttcaaacgatcagttaatcagcaagctctacatgaagcctgataacgatcctcagctgtgttgtcTGAGGGCGACATGGAAACCAATCTGGATAAGCATACTCGAGGAAGGGGGTAACCAGTGAGCTAGCTAACGGAGCTAGCAACTGCTACATACTTCTGTGTTTTCCACCAAGCGAAGCCAGCCTGAATTCCTCCCGACTCTCATTAAACAAACAACGTCTGAGTCCAAACTATCATCCTCATCAGTCGTAGAAGAGTCCGTCGTGACTTTAGCCATCTTTATCTCATGTTTTGTCTCATTGTTGTTGCTTATCAAACAGCGTGTTCGTCCCGTAGCTGACGTAGTAAGGTTGACACAGCTGCGTAAACGTAGAGTTACGACATCTACAGCACCGGAAAAGATCTACGATATTTTCAAAGCAAAAGCGAATTACAGTACACGGATGTGCTGGAAATTACTGCAAGCTTTATCAGCAAGGTTTATCAGTATACGATGTTTCTAGGCTACCAACGACATAAATAATGAACTACTGTAGTAGGGTTTTACAGATCACAACCTTAATGTTCTGGCGtactaactactactactactactactactactactactactacctttCGTCATACTTTTATTGATCGTCAGACTCACTTTAATTGTGTTGTTATTTAtattgcatttcatttttattaactttattgtgttttattattgactTTTCATACCATGTTTGTAAGTGAAGCACTTAGTAAGTTTGCTTAGAAGGTAATGTTATTACCCCACTACTGCTATTAACACTACTGCCActaattcaaaattatttttataatttaatatatgtcatttataataataacTGCATGTGCAGTACTGTACTCTGATTTGAGTTCTCAAACCAGTTCGAGGTCTCTTTTGCCGCCCACTCGTGCAACTCCGTGTCATAAATCGCGCGCACCCTTAGCACTAGGGCGGGACTTCCGTTTAATTCTCCTCCTAACGGATGGGACTTAAGGGTGAGCATAGAGCAGACGGAAAGGGTTTGGTCCGTTCCGGTAATGGTCATGGTGTCACTGGTCGCCGTGTGAATCAGCTCGGCCCCGAACTGCTGCAGACAGCCCCGCGGTAGAGGAGCTCAATCCCCGAAGAAGCCCCCCTCGTAAATGAACGTCGTCCTCGGCTATGCTGCCCTGAGTCTCCCGCCGGTACCCGCCCTGCCAACATGTCTGATGTCAACAAGACTCTGCTGAAATGGCACGCCAGTTTCAGAAAAGGCACAGACTTTGACTCGTGGGGACAATTAGTGGAAGCTATAGATGAGTATCAAATGTAAGTGTGTGTCCCGCTTCTCACATGCACATGCATGCAGCGCTCTTACAAGTTGCACCCCGAGTTGTCATTCAGCCCTCGGGAGCATTTTAAGTGAATCCTCCCCATACATGACGTGATGTGGCGTTTGTTGTGTGCATGTGAGCGCGTGTTGTACTGTCTTCTTCCATCACTGTGTGCGAGTGTTTCTCTGCAGAAAGTCACCAACAATATACCTCAGAGTGTTGAGAAATATCAGCCACACCCTCTCATTGTTATGGCTGGGTTTCCTGTGGTTTGACAGGAAATACTTGACAATAAAAAAGGACCCATCCCTCAggaaaaccaaaataaatccTGATCGTTTTCCCCCCAGCTAAGTAAGCGTAAAattgcatgtacatgtacagtatattgtaatTGTAAGCTTTGACATTGTGACGCATTTCTCAACGAACACCAGGGGGTGGAAATGTGCACCCCACAccagtttattttgtttgatcACTTTTTCTTTATTCTTGTTTAATCTCTAGTCTTGCAAGGCAGCTGCAAAAAGAAGTGCAGTCATCGAACTCAACAGACTTCACAGAAGAGCAGAAGGTAGACATTGTGTAAACAAgaacgtcatttttttttaaatcataggcttgacatgtttttatttttgtttttaagaaaactCTAGGGAAGATTGCAACATGTCTAGAGATGAGGAGTATCAGTTTGCAGGTTAGTGTGGCATGTTATCAATGACATTCACAATATTTATTCCATCTTGGAATTTGGCTGTAACATAAAATGTGGAGAAAAAATGAAGCGCCGTGACTAAATTACAAATACATTGTAATACTCGTTACTGTCATTTGAAAGGAATTAGTTGCATTACAACATTTCTCTGTCTGCGTTGAATGTGTTCTACTTCATTACACTAATGCCAACCACGGAATTCTAAGCATGACTTAACTTTAATACGTTCATAGTAAGactaaaatgacaataaacaaacaaaactgccACATATGGACAATTTTGAGGTTTCAATGAAACTAGCAAgcttgtttttggaatgtgggaggaagccggagTACCCGGGGAAAACCCACGCGCGtgcagggagaacatgcaaacggcCTGAGCTGACATTCCAACCCGGAACCTCAGAACTGCGATCCTGTTGGGCTAAGCACTAGGCTTGAGAATTGGAAGTAActaatgaaatgttttgaaaaaaatctgattcattaatcaccaaaataatcgatagattgatcaattattaaaataatcgtttgttgcagctctaatatatacgtatatgtacagtacaggcGTCCTCGATTTATGGCGGAGTTTTGTTCTTAAGGCAGTTGACATAACTGAAATTCGTTTAAGCAAGCCAAGCAAATTAAGCAATTTATTTTCCTGCTCTtatgtgtttaactcattcactcccatccattttcactgaagcaacccccttcgccccggctgttttactggactttgacagatttattttttttatctgtttctgttttgcagcaattagcattagaatatagctaaatttcataattatttacaaatctgtttaaaatagtggggaaaatagctttttgcaacaaggccctggttgattgcttatactctgctgccacctgctggccgtttttgtaactacagtttttttttttaaacaacctcttcaggtcagaagctgcatcaaagcttaaacataaaaaacgtataaatacgtttttgggaccatggttgtatttaaaatggaaagtaTTTATAcgattttgggagcaaatgatttaatATGTACACGGCTGTCATCAGAGCCAATCAGAAAGCGTCATCAGTCACTGAAAAGCTAGCCAATGACGGTGCTTTGGTTCATTTCATGCAATAAGATGCATCTGGGGGCAGTTGTAATTCTCGTTTATGTGTTTAGAGCACGCAGTCAACAGAGGAGTTCAAGTTGGAAGACTTGAAGAAACTGGAAAGcagtgagttgtttttttttttttttaccatttgtttgctgtttagtgacaatcctgatcatttatgcttttttttgtccatagTCATTAAGAATATATTGACTTACAACAAAGAATTTCCCTTCGATGTCCAACCGGTGCCATTAAGGTAATAAGCATATTTCAGTATGTTTTGTATTCAATCATGAATCCCGtttgtgtacctaatgtttttttGCACGTCCTCATCAGAAAAATCCTGGCTCCCGGTGAAGAGGAGAATATGGAGCTGGAGGGAGAAGACGCCGCCGCGGTCGCCGGTTCCACAGAAGCGTTCCCCCCGAGAGCTCCCGGTACTTTTGaaccaaaacaaacatggcgtCCCATTTGCCTGCCTGCTTAAGTGGCGATGTCCCATTTGATGTGGCCGTTTGTGTTTTCTGTTTTGTCCTGTTGGCGGTGTGCATGACTTCAACTCTCATTCTTGCCTGCCTGCTTTATTCACAGCTTCACAAGGTAGGACTTTCGCATCAAAGTGGATTTGTACTGCTGTTCTGAGCATGGATTAGATTCCAGTAACAAAATCTCCTGAAATCAACAAATGCCCTTGGTGGACAATGGAAAAATTTACATTAAATTCTGTGAATAACATGCAcccataactcattcactgccattgacagctatagacgtcaaaaattaatttgaactttctattagtttaaaaaaaaaatccacttttgctaacaagagtatgaaaacctagattttttaattgtattagaacagatataaaatctgtgattaatcatgagttaactagtaaagtcatgcgattaattacgataaaaaattataatcgcctgacgcccctaatttttaatcatcttttccttataaaaaaaaaagattattaacaataaaaaatatatttctaaaaaaagaaagaaaagattattaaaaatttggggcatcaggcaattaaaatttgtaattaatcgcatgactgcactagttaactcacgattaatcgcaaattttatatctgttctaaatgtacaaaaaaacattctaggttttcatactcttgttaacaaaaatggaaaaatatgttaaactaatacaaatagttaaaatgaatttttgacgtctctagccgtcaatggcagtgaattaaaaaGTGAGTTAAAAAGCATTTCTTTTCCCTCTTTACTTGTGAATGACAGTCCCCCGATTAGCTGGTATCAGTAGagtgaataaaatgaatgaagatTCAATAACATGTCAATGTAATctgatgtaaaaatgtatttacaataatatgttctatgtagctccactagtctaaacacggtattctgattattttgaatatgagttaaacagcaaaatccacccgcttttatctatctcagggggcggccattttgtcacttttagtcgactgaaaataacatcacagttgttcagggctctgGTAACAATCATTCACGGCTCagttgtgaatgtcacatgaccaaactcaggaaacaagtgagccgtgattggttgttacccatagcaactgtgatgtcattctcaggtgacaagtgacaaaatggccgccccctgaggtgtGGAAAAATGCGGGTGGTTTTTGCTGCTTagttcatgttccacaaatgcaatatttatcagaatgctgtgtttagtaaataacttatttttgggttgaatttACTTTTGAGGTCTTTCAAagtaattttaaaacattttttacaaattttagtAAGCAgctttattaaattttttgtttaaagattttatttacagtatgtgaagcaacaatgtgaaaaatgttcTGTTATTTTTAAGCCCCTCCTTTTGAtttgagacccccccccctcccccaaaaagcaTGTTATTCAAGGGATTTCACAGTACACGATTTTGCGACTTCGTCTTCCGCAGGTACCTTGTTGCCACGGTTACCCTCCGAGCCCGGAATGACCCTGCTTACGATAAGAATAGAAAAAATTGGTCTGAAGGATGCCGGGCAATGCATCGACCCGTACATGACCATTAGCGCCAAAGGTACGAAAACACAATACAGCATGTCCTTATTGTGAAAATTCGGACATGCATTCAGTCACTGTTTCTGTATGTTTAGATTCAAATGGGATGGACTTGAACCCAGTGCAGGACACCCCAGTAGCCACCAAGAAGGAAGACATCTACATTCACTTCAGTATGGACGTCGACATCCAAAAGCATCTGGAGAAACTACCGAAAGGTGACAGGACAAGACGAGCGTGGGCTAAATTTCCAGAACTTgcttaggggaaaaaaaaggaaaaaaataagtaaaattgtCTTCCACAGGCGCAGCTATTTTCTTTGAATTCAAGCACTACAAACCCAAGAAGAGGTTTACCAGCACAAAGTGTTTTGCCTTCTTGGAAATGGACGAGATCAAGCCTGGACCAATTGTCATTGAGTTGTAAGTCTGTATTGTGCATTACTCCATTGTTATTTACAGAGGAATGTCTTTTTTTGACTAAATGTCCTTGatgagaataaagtttttttcaagatttttttaattaatttttttacaagggaataaaaaaaaaaaaaaacgttattccTGTAATAATCCACTTTTTATTCTGGAAATGACACTTTTATTctctaaaatataaaacaaaattcataacatttttctttatgaatataataaaaaaaatatttgattatgattaattgtgattattattatactttgtATCTGTGACTACTTGATCTGAGAGATTCCATCCAAAATTCAACTCCGTCATTTTTGGATTTTCAGATACAAGAAGCCCACCGACTTCAAGAGGAAGAAACTTCAACTTCTCACCAAGAAACCACTTTATCTTCATCTCCATCAAACCTTGCACAAGGACAGTTAAGGCCCGATCATATAAAATACAGcacaacagtatttttttttttcctccgtgactttattaactcattcactgccattgacggctatagacgtcaaaaattcaattgtgctttttctattagtttcactttttccccccacatttgttaacaagagtatgaaaacctagaaaaaaaggtattgtacatttagaacagatatcaaaattgcgattaatcttgagttaactagtgaagtcatgtgattaattacaatttaaaaaatgtaatcgcccgatgcccctaatttaaaaaaataaagaaaagattattaaaaattagggggggtcagacgattaaattttttaattat is a window from the Vanacampus margaritifer isolate UIUO_Vmar chromosome 19, RoL_Vmar_1.0, whole genome shotgun sequence genome containing:
- the rnf8 gene encoding E3 ubiquitin-protein ligase rnf8 isoform X1, whose amino-acid sequence is MAKVTTDSSTTDEDDSLDSDVVCLMRVGRNSGWLRLVENTEVTIGRGFDVTYQLLSPSCPLMISRLHCTFSQRKDGHWTVTDKESLNGVWVNGIRIPPQKPQLLQLGDSIHLGVPVMGSKVEFDYKLVQRPLREIKHNLAKDAVKTIHIPKKSKRKLPCEEVEPSTSTAKLYRCAFPDKSLAQPCPPPLAQPHKRHACPQSDKTPPNPFMGDVEQACGGVDVPCDLDNLQMYSQNIFMLKEQLDTMQRQVASLEGEAGSSDPLREEQINELQGQLKILHGKMKKMEMFERTYKENKRRQQAQKTLEQKELLEKQLEDPLQEQRKVIDELTLSRTRFEEILLAKNKELVIKKDEVVTQVTKVLETELQCIICSELLIEVVTLNCGHSFCCHCIKQWRKKKEECPICRQAIKSQSRCLALDNYIDSVVENLSLDMRTSRQTLVSERREISPPDAHASVIQDEESNSSVDSLESSSDCSSSIDSLGTPDGNYSPHHSSSSHHRSRNHDESSSSCESISDSSSSEDTVDSPNRTSRSLRSSSYYNLRIVYRDENSD
- the aida gene encoding axin interactor, dorsalization-associated protein isoform X4; this encodes MRSISLQSTQSTEEFKLEDLKKLESIIKNILTYNKEFPFDVQPVPLRKILAPGEEENMELEGEDAAAVAGSTEAFPPRAPGGVHDFNSHSCLPALFTASQGTLLPRLPSEPGMTLLTIRIEKIGLKDAGQCIDPYMTISAKDSNGMDLNPVQDTPVATKKEDIYIHFSMDVDIQKHLEKLPKGAAIFFEFKHYKPKKRFTSTKCFAFLEMDEIKPGPIVIELYKKPTDFKRKKLQLLTKKPLYLHLHQTLHKDS
- the aida gene encoding axin interactor, dorsalization-associated protein isoform X1 yields the protein MSDVNKTLLKWHASFRKGTDFDSWGQLVEAIDEYQILARQLQKEVQSSNSTDFTEEQKKTLGKIATCLEMRSISLQSTQSTEEFKLEDLKKLESIIKNILTYNKEFPFDVQPVPLRKILAPGEEENMELEGEDAAAVAGSTEAFPPRAPGGVHDFNSHSCLPALFTASQGTLLPRLPSEPGMTLLTIRIEKIGLKDAGQCIDPYMTISAKDSNGMDLNPVQDTPVATKKEDIYIHFSMDVDIQKHLEKLPKGAAIFFEFKHYKPKKRFTSTKCFAFLEMDEIKPGPIVIELYKKPTDFKRKKLQLLTKKPLYLHLHQTLHKDS
- the aida gene encoding axin interactor, dorsalization-associated protein isoform X3; its protein translation is MSDVNKTLLKWHASFRKGTDFDSWGQLVEAIDEYQILARQLQKEVQSSNSTDFTEEQKKTLGKIATCLEMRSISLQSTQSTEEFKLEDLKKLESIIKNILTYNKEFPFDVQPVPLRKILAPGEEENMELEGEDAAAVAGSTEAFPPRAPGTLLPRLPSEPGMTLLTIRIEKIGLKDAGQCIDPYMTISAKDSNGMDLNPVQDTPVATKKEDIYIHFSMDVDIQKHLEKLPKGAAIFFEFKHYKPKKRFTSTKCFAFLEMDEIKPGPIVIELYKKPTDFKRKKLQLLTKKPLYLHLHQTLHKDS
- the rnf8 gene encoding E3 ubiquitin-protein ligase rnf8 isoform X2; this translates as MAKVTTDSSTTDEDDSLDSDVVCLMRVGRNSGWLRLVENTEVTIGRGFDVTYQLLSPSCPLMISRLHCTFSQRKDGHWTVTDKESLNGVWVNGIRIPPQKPQLLQLGDSIHLGVPVMGSKVEFDYKLVQRPLREIKHNLAKDAVKTIHIPKKSKRKLPCEEVEPSTSTAKLYRCAFPDKSLAQPCPPPLAQPHKRHACPQSDKTPPNPFMGDVEQACGGVDVPCDLDNLQMYSQNIFMLKEQLDTMQRQVASLEGEAGSSDPLREEQINELQGQLKILHGKMKKMEMFERTYKENKRRQQAQKTLEQKELLEKQLEDPLQEQRKVIDELTLSRTRFEEILLAKNKELVIKKDEVVTQVTKVLETELQCIICSELLIEVVTLNCGHSFCCHCIKQWRKKKEECPICRQAIKSQSRCLALDNYIDSVVENLSLDMRTSRQTLVSERREISPPDAHASVIQDEESNSSVDSLESSSDCSSSIDSLGTPDGNYSPHHSSSSHRLETMMRAAVVVKASAIAALPKTL
- the aida gene encoding axin interactor, dorsalization-associated protein isoform X2; the protein is MSDVNKTLLKWHASFRKGTDFDSWGQLVEAIDEYQILARQLQKEVQSSNSTDFTEEQKKTLGKIATCLEMRSISLQSTQSTEEFKLEDLKKLESIIKNILTYNKEFPFDVQPVPLRKILAPGEEENMELEGEDAAAVAGSTEAFPPRAPASQGTLLPRLPSEPGMTLLTIRIEKIGLKDAGQCIDPYMTISAKDSNGMDLNPVQDTPVATKKEDIYIHFSMDVDIQKHLEKLPKGAAIFFEFKHYKPKKRFTSTKCFAFLEMDEIKPGPIVIELYKKPTDFKRKKLQLLTKKPLYLHLHQTLHKDS